GAGGAGCTTTCCCTGGTGGAGAGGACCGCCTTGGAGCTTGGGGCCGAGGTGCGGAGGGCCCGGGACGAGGGGGAGGCCGAGGCCCTCTGGCGGGCGAGGCGGGCGGTGAGCCCCGCTTTGGGCCGCCTTCGCCCCAAGCGGGTCAACGAGGACATCGCCGTGCCCCGCTCCGCCCTGCCCCAGGTGGTGGGCGAGATTGAGGCCCTGGGGCGGGCCTTCGGGCTCCTCGTGGTCCAGTTCGGCCACATTGGGGACGGGAACCTCCACCCCAACATCCTCTTTGACCCCAGGAGGGAAAACGAGGAAAAGGTGTGGGAGCTTGCCCACGAGATCGCCCGGGTGGCCCTAAGGTACGGGGGCGTCCTTTCCGGGGAGCACGGCATCGGCCTCATGAAGCGCCCCTTTATGGAGGAGGCCCTGGACCCCGGGACCCTTTCCGCCTTGAGGGCCATCAAGGAGGCCCTGGACCCCGGGGGCCTCATGAACCCGGGAAAGGTCCTGCCCTAGCCGGTCGGTTTTCACAGCCCGTTCAAGCCCGTGGACGAAGAATGGTCCCATGGACCGCATGGCCCGCCTCCTCTACGGGGTGGCCTGGCTGGGTTTCCCCTTGGCCATGGCGCTCCAGCTCCTCTACCTGCCCCCAGAGGGGCCCCTTCTCTGGGCCTACGCCCTTTTCGCCCTCCTCTGCCTCGCCGCCCTGAAGCGAGGGCCAAGGGGCGCTCCCAGGCTCTTGGTCCACGCCCTGGGGGCCTACCTCCTCTTTGAGCTCTGGCGCGCCGGGGCCTGGTGGCCCGTGGTGGGCTTCTGGTCCCCGGCCCTCTACCTCCTCGCCGCCTTCGCCCACGCTCCGCCCTGGGCCCTGCGCCTGGGGGGGCTTTGGGCCTTGGCCCTCGCCCTCGCCCCCTTGGCCTACGGGAGGGAGGTGGGCTTCTTCTACGGCCACTTTGCCCTGAGCCAGGCCGTGCTCCTCGCCCTCACCCTCCTCCTTGCCCGCTTCCGGGAGCTTCACGGCCAGGTGCGCTTCTGGCGGGAAAAGGCCCTCACCTGCCCCCTCACCGGACTGCCCAACCGCAGGGCCCTGGAGCGGGAGGCGGCCCGGGTGGACCGGGGGGAGAGGCCCTTCAGC
The sequence above is drawn from the Thermus islandicus DSM 21543 genome and encodes:
- a CDS encoding GGDEF domain-containing protein gives rise to the protein MDRMARLLYGVAWLGFPLAMALQLLYLPPEGPLLWAYALFALLCLAALKRGPRGAPRLLVHALGAYLLFELWRAGAWWPVVGFWSPALYLLAAFAHAPPWALRLGGLWALALALAPLAYGREVGFFYGHFALSQAVLLALTLLLARFRELHGQVRFWREKALTCPLTGLPNRRALEREAARVDRGERPFSLVLLDLDDFKRWNDERGHPEGDLLLKEVARFLVAQVRQGDLVGRWGGEKFALLLPATGPREALAIAQRLRQGLRALGITGSFGVAAYRGDLQDLYRRADEALYRAKALGKDQVVLAD